The following are encoded in a window of Torulaspora globosa chromosome 4, complete sequence genomic DNA:
- the PHO23 gene encoding Pho23p (ancestral locus Anc_2.183), with protein sequence MSIPANLYPGLNDIVDVLEQFPLETSRYVTLLHEIDAKCVHSTPSLNDKIDAFASVEGNGGVDKKDLLGQMNALFEELMPSLEEKMHVSSIMLESLQRLTTRLELAYEIAIRNQEIPSSLRLGADNHPAMHLHHELMEKIDAKSNGAGVAGPAGAKSSQALRSESRREAMVANKRQVAVPNDAADDAAFSDFELQRRGTSMSSNGGPADTKKRKRRANVSTVALSRDDADSSKLRTNEYGEILYCYCNQVAYGEMVGCDGANCELEWFHLPCIHLDHIPKGKWYCDDCKKRKN encoded by the coding sequence ATGAGCATCCCTGCCAACCTGTACCCCGGACTGAACGACATCGTGGACGTGCTGGAGCAGTTTCCCCTCGAGACGTCGAGATACGTGACGTTGCTGCACGAAATAGATGCCAAGTGTGTGCATTCGACGCCGAGCCTGAACGACAAGATCGATGCGTTTGCGTCGGTGGAGGGCAACGGTGGCGTCGATAAGAAGGATCTGCTGGGCCAGATGAACGCGCTGTTTGAGGAGCTGATGCCCTCCCTGGAGGAGAAGATGCATGTGTCGTCGATCATGCTGGAGTCGCTGCAGAGACTGACGACGAGGCTCGAGCTGGCGTACGAGATCGCAATACGGAACCAGGAGATACCCAGCAGCCTGCGGCTCGGGGCAGACAACCACCCGGCAATGCATTTGCACCACGAGCTCATGGAGAAGATCGACGCCAAGTCCAACGGGGCCGGCGTTGCCGGCCCCGCTGGCGCAAAGAGCTCGCAGGCGCTGCGAAGCGAGTCCAGACGAGAGGCGATGGTCGCCAACAAGAGACAGGTCGCAGTGCCGAACGACGCAGCAGACGACGCTGCGTTCTCCGACTTCGAACTGCAAAGACGCGGCACGTCGATGAGCTCGAACGGCGGCCCAGCAGACACCAAGAAGCGCAAGAGGAGGGCCAACGTGAGCACAGTGGCGCTCTCGAGGGACGACGCGGACTCGTCAAAGCTCAGGACCAACGAGTACGGCGAAATCCTCTACTGCTACTGCAACCAGGTCGCCTACGGCGAGATGGTCGGCTGCGACGGCGCCAATTGCGAGCTCGAGTGGTTCCACCTGCCGTGTATCCATCTGGACCACATCCCCAAGGGCAAATGGTACTGCGATGActgcaagaagaggaagaattga
- a CDS encoding Ras family protein (ancestral locus Anc_2.182) codes for MSLSKSNIREYKLVVVGGGGVGKSALTIQLIQSHFVDEYDPTIEDSYRKQVVIDDKVTILDILDTAGQEEYSAMREQYMRTGEGFLLVYSVTSRTSFDELMTYYQQIQRVKDVDYVPVVVVGNKSDLEEERQVAYEDGLNMAKQINAPFLETSAKQAINVDEAFYTLVRLVRDEGGVYNKHAMRNASPRNGQAVANGVGPGSTVNSHNNEAVSSGANNVHSLASQAETKGSQTKASQTNQVAVGQQDGVASQSDDVAAAGRQAKQSRAQQSSKVDSSAKESPSKSGGCCTIC; via the coding sequence ATGTCCCTGAGCAAATCGAATATAAGAGAATACAAGCTTGTCGTTGTCGGTGGAGGCGGTGTCGGTAAGTCGGCGTTGACCATCCAGCTGATTCAGTCGCATTTTGTTGATGAATATGATCCTACGATAGAGGATTCGTATAGGAAGCAGGTTGTGATCGATGATAAAGTGACCATCTTGGATATATTGGATACTGCaggtcaagaagaatattcCGCAATGAGAGAACAGTACATGAGGACCGGCGAAGGGTTTCTGTTGGTGTATTCGGTGACCTCGAGGACGTCGTTTGACGAGTTGATGACGTACTACCAGCAGATTCAGAGAGTCAAGGATGTCGACTACGTTCCTGTGGTGGTTGTTGGTAACAAGTCTGATCTGGAAGAGGAGAGACAAGTTGCGTACGAGGATGGACTGAATATGGCGAAGCAGATCAATGCTCCGTTCCTGGAGACTTCTGCCAAGCAGGCGATCAACGTCGACGAGGCTTTTTACACTTTGGTTCGGCTGGTCAGAGACGAGGGCGGCGTGTACAACAAACACGCAATGCGCAACGCCAGCCCCCGCAACGGCCAGGCCGTTGCCAATGGCGTCGGGCCAGGTAGCACGGTCAACTCTCACAACAACGAGGCCGTGAGTTCCGGTGCCAACAACGTTCACAGCTTGGCCAGCCAGGCGGAGACCAAGGGCTCGCAAACGAAGGCCAGCCAGACGAATCAGGTCGCTGTCGGCCAGCAGGACGGGGTTGCGAGCCAGAGCGACGACGTGGCAGCCGCTGGCAGGCAAGCGAAACAAAGCAGAGCTCAGCAATCTTCAAAGGTCGACAGCTCCGCCAAGGAGTCGCCTTCCAAATCCGGTGGCTGCTGCACCATCTGCTAG